A single Anatilimnocola floriformis DNA region contains:
- a CDS encoding archease → MFEVFEHTADLGIRARARSLEELFAEAARGLIAQLANLDAVQRVSEKSIELASDSLEYLLFDWLSELLYAFEESRLLLSEFDVQIKQTGEEFKLRAVARGEVADAARHELDHEVKAITYHGLLVEQQPGGDWLAEVIVDI, encoded by the coding sequence ATGTTTGAAGTTTTCGAACACACAGCAGACTTAGGGATTCGCGCGCGAGCAAGGTCGCTGGAGGAGCTGTTCGCGGAAGCAGCGCGCGGGTTGATTGCACAACTGGCAAATCTCGACGCGGTGCAGCGAGTCTCTGAGAAATCGATTGAGCTAGCGAGCGATTCGCTGGAATATCTGCTGTTCGATTGGCTCAGCGAGTTGCTGTATGCATTTGAGGAATCGCGATTGCTGCTGAGTGAGTTCGACGTGCAGATCAAACAAACTGGCGAGGAGTTCAAACTCCGCGCTGTAGCCCGCGGCGAAGTGGCCGATGCGGCGCGACACGAATTGGATCACGAAGTGAAAGCGATTACGTATCACGGCTTGCTTGTTGAGCAGCAACCGGGCGGCGATTGGCTCGCCGAAGTGATTGTCGATATTTAG
- a CDS encoding peptidase yields MYRHLCAQNYLRWLVLSVFLITQPAFAEVITLKNGMRIEGSVGKIGSLDGAVAAGAAGGGDVAVKEIVIIDDDLRRVFVGQKSVQTFGDSQMSAFERIKLQQAVASAGPGIASVGPIVKVEPFDKYGRRTFTMAGNKGNIDVIQGITEITPKFTKVEALTRGSYQYVWSMRIATSSIPRETLSEILMHRIDPKNAEQRLSIVRLYLQAQRVQDARAELEGVIRDFPNLGNLQELVGRLRATGSNMLFKEIELRREAGQHRLAIDMLTNFPSEGVGGEMKLQATDTLKEYEDIKAKGDLVLELMKEHHSKIELDGPRQKALPLCQEIAAEMNIHTLNRMADYLRLQNDPKMTPDQKLSLAISGWLMGSGNGTDNLAVALALAQVRDRVRDYLLAKRKPERDAALTALNSLEGSTPESVAKLIAHMKPPMATFAVIKGPEPDPAIPEKKAEPVAGPAVAPPAVRAPVVAPPAPIAPGKKGPGGLLDDKLPAAPPPAEVIKANKVVLPPPVDKDGSPIGDLPAYAGINGLLQLQTPGISEDPIINYYVQLPPEYDPYRRYPCIVTLNGAGTNALQQVDWWAGPHSAKAGMRYGQATRHGYIVIAPVWTRDHQREYEFTAREHAAVLYSVRDAIRRFSIDTDKVFLSGHSMGADAAWDIGLAHPDHWAGVIPIVARADKYITRYQENGRNLPMYFVCGEKDGDKWFVNAADWEKYLKYVGYDSMVVQFQGRGHEHFHDEIQNIFEWMNLHRRNFFPKKFEANVLRSWDRYFWFVEVDQMSDKSVVDPVQWPPPRGTLPTKIEGAILPNNGISADTSAGKITVWLSPEMIDFDNKPFVVLKKGKRVLNPQPDLPVLLEDVRTRGDRQHPFWAKVTN; encoded by the coding sequence ATGTATCGACATCTCTGCGCGCAGAACTACCTGCGCTGGCTGGTTCTCTCCGTTTTCTTGATCACTCAGCCCGCCTTCGCTGAAGTCATCACGCTGAAGAATGGCATGCGGATTGAGGGGAGCGTCGGCAAGATCGGCAGCCTCGATGGGGCCGTTGCGGCGGGAGCAGCCGGCGGTGGCGATGTCGCGGTCAAAGAGATCGTGATCATCGACGACGATTTGCGCCGCGTGTTTGTCGGCCAGAAGAGCGTGCAGACGTTTGGCGATTCGCAGATGAGCGCCTTCGAGCGAATCAAGTTGCAGCAAGCCGTCGCTTCGGCAGGGCCTGGCATCGCCTCGGTGGGCCCGATCGTAAAGGTCGAACCGTTTGATAAGTATGGCCGTCGCACTTTCACGATGGCGGGAAACAAGGGAAACATCGACGTCATTCAGGGGATCACCGAGATCACGCCGAAGTTTACGAAGGTCGAAGCCCTCACGCGCGGCAGTTATCAATACGTCTGGTCGATGCGGATCGCCACGAGCTCGATCCCGCGCGAGACGCTCAGCGAAATCCTGATGCATCGGATCGATCCGAAGAACGCGGAACAACGGCTGAGCATCGTGCGGTTGTATTTGCAGGCGCAGCGCGTTCAAGACGCTCGCGCGGAGCTCGAAGGAGTCATTCGCGACTTTCCGAATCTCGGCAATCTGCAAGAACTCGTCGGCCGCTTGCGAGCCACCGGCAGCAACATGCTCTTTAAGGAAATCGAACTCCGTCGCGAAGCCGGGCAGCATCGCCTGGCCATCGACATGCTCACGAATTTTCCCAGCGAAGGCGTCGGCGGCGAAATGAAGCTGCAAGCCACCGATACGCTCAAGGAATATGAAGACATCAAGGCCAAGGGGGACCTCGTCTTGGAATTGATGAAAGAACATCATTCCAAAATCGAACTGGATGGACCTCGCCAAAAAGCCTTGCCGCTGTGCCAGGAAATCGCGGCCGAGATGAACATCCACACGCTCAATCGCATGGCCGACTATCTGCGGCTGCAGAACGATCCCAAAATGACGCCGGACCAAAAGCTGTCGCTGGCGATCAGCGGTTGGTTGATGGGGAGCGGCAACGGCACGGACAACTTGGCCGTGGCACTGGCGCTCGCGCAAGTTCGGGACCGCGTGCGCGACTATCTCCTTGCCAAGCGCAAGCCGGAACGGGATGCAGCCCTGACCGCGCTCAACAGCTTGGAAGGTAGCACGCCGGAATCGGTGGCCAAGCTCATCGCTCACATGAAGCCGCCGATGGCCACTTTTGCGGTCATCAAAGGGCCAGAACCGGATCCGGCCATCCCGGAGAAGAAAGCCGAGCCGGTTGCTGGCCCCGCCGTTGCGCCGCCGGCTGTTCGAGCTCCGGTGGTTGCGCCGCCAGCTCCAATCGCGCCGGGAAAGAAGGGTCCGGGCGGTTTGCTCGATGACAAGTTGCCCGCCGCGCCGCCGCCGGCCGAAGTGATCAAGGCCAACAAAGTGGTGTTGCCGCCGCCCGTCGATAAGGACGGTTCGCCGATCGGCGACTTGCCCGCCTATGCAGGCATCAATGGCTTGCTGCAGTTGCAGACGCCCGGCATCAGCGAAGATCCGATCATCAACTATTACGTGCAGTTGCCGCCCGAATACGATCCTTATCGGCGTTATCCCTGCATCGTCACGCTCAACGGCGCTGGGACCAACGCGTTGCAGCAAGTCGATTGGTGGGCCGGCCCGCATTCAGCAAAGGCTGGTATGCGTTACGGCCAGGCGACTCGGCATGGCTATATCGTGATTGCGCCGGTTTGGACGCGCGATCATCAGCGCGAGTACGAGTTCACGGCCCGCGAACATGCCGCTGTGTTGTATTCGGTGCGCGATGCTATTCGCCGTTTTTCGATCGATACCGACAAGGTCTTTTTGAGCGGCCACTCAATGGGCGCCGATGCCGCTTGGGATATCGGCCTGGCCCATCCCGATCACTGGGCCGGCGTGATTCCGATCGTGGCCCGCGCCGATAAGTACATCACCCGCTACCAAGAGAACGGTCGCAATCTGCCGATGTATTTTGTCTGCGGCGAGAAGGACGGCGACAAATGGTTTGTGAACGCTGCCGACTGGGAAAAGTATCTGAAGTACGTCGGCTACGATTCGATGGTCGTTCAGTTTCAAGGCCGCGGCCACGAACACTTTCATGACGAGATTCAGAACATTTTTGAATGGATGAATCTCCATCGCCGCAACTTCTTCCCCAAGAAGTTTGAAGCCAACGTGCTGCGAAGTTGGGATCGTTACTTCTGGTTTGTCGAAGTCGACCAGATGTCGGACAAGAGCGTGGTCGATCCGGTGCAATGGCCGCCACCGCGCGGCACGCTGCCGACGAAGATCGAAGGGGCGATCTTGCCGAACAACGGCATCTCGGCCGATACCTCGGCGGGCAAGATCACCGTTTGGCTGTCGCCCGAAATGATCGATTTCGACAACAAGCCGTTCGTCGTCTTGAAAAAAGGCAAACGGGTGCTGAACCCGCAACCTGACTTGCCGGTGCTACTGGAAGATGTGCGGACGCGCGGCGACCGGCAGCATCCGTTTTGGGCAAAGGTAACGAACTGA